In a genomic window of Pseudomonas putida:
- a CDS encoding lipid-transfer protein, translating to MSEKVLVAGVGMIPFRKPSDSPTYVQMGAEAVRLALADAGIDYRLVQEAYAGYVYGDSTCGQTVLYEVGMTGIPVVNVNNNCSTGSTALFLARKAIESGAVDCVLAVGFEQMQAGALKSHWDDRPPTRERFLPILRGLTADMEGMPQAIRTFGGAGREYMHKYGTKVQTFAAVRAKASRHAANNPLALFRKVLSVEDVMNDPVILPGVMTRLMACPPTCGGAAAILVSERFAKKHGLRRDVEIVAQAMTTDTPESFNFEQPSMLDWVGTHMTHAAVSQVYEKAGVGPQDIDVCELHDCFAQNEVICYESLGFCPEGGAEKFVMDGDNTYGGQIVVNPSGGLLSKGHPLGATGLAQCFELTRQLRGNAEQRQVDGARLAMAHNLGLGGACVVTLYGKTTGL from the coding sequence ATGAGCGAAAAAGTACTGGTGGCCGGGGTTGGCATGATCCCGTTCCGCAAGCCCAGCGACAGTCCGACCTATGTACAGATGGGCGCCGAAGCGGTGCGCCTGGCCCTGGCCGATGCCGGGATCGATTACCGCCTGGTCCAGGAGGCGTACGCCGGTTACGTCTATGGCGATTCCACCTGCGGCCAGACCGTGCTCTACGAAGTGGGCATGACCGGGATCCCGGTGGTCAACGTCAACAACAACTGCTCCACCGGTTCCACCGCGCTGTTTCTGGCGCGCAAGGCCATCGAGTCCGGCGCCGTCGATTGCGTGTTGGCGGTGGGTTTCGAACAGATGCAGGCCGGGGCGCTGAAGTCCCACTGGGATGACCGCCCGCCGACCCGCGAGCGCTTCCTGCCGATCTTGCGTGGCCTGACCGCCGACATGGAGGGCATGCCTCAGGCCATCCGCACCTTTGGCGGTGCGGGACGTGAGTACATGCACAAATACGGCACTAAAGTGCAAACCTTCGCCGCTGTACGCGCCAAGGCCAGCCGCCATGCCGCCAACAACCCGCTCGCCTTGTTTCGCAAGGTGCTCAGCGTCGAAGACGTGATGAATGACCCGGTGATCCTGCCGGGTGTCATGACCCGCCTGATGGCCTGTCCGCCCACCTGCGGGGGTGCCGCAGCGATCCTGGTGTCCGAGCGTTTTGCGAAAAAACATGGCCTGCGCCGTGACGTGGAAATCGTCGCCCAGGCGATGACCACCGACACCCCCGAATCCTTCAATTTCGAACAGCCATCAATGCTCGATTGGGTCGGCACCCACATGACCCATGCCGCTGTGAGTCAGGTGTACGAGAAGGCTGGGGTCGGTCCGCAGGATATCGATGTGTGTGAACTCCACGACTGCTTCGCCCAGAACGAAGTGATCTGCTACGAATCCCTGGGCTTTTGCCCCGAGGGTGGCGCCGAGAAGTTCGTGATGGATGGCGACAACACCTATGGCGGACAGATCGTCGTCAATCCGTCCGGCGGCCTGCTGTCCAAGGGGCACCCATTGGGCGCCACCGGCCTGGCGCAGTGCTTTGAGCTGACCCGACAACTGCGCGGCAACGCCGAGCAGCGTCAGGTCGACGGCGCGCGCCTGGCCATGGCGCACAACCTCGGGCTGGGCGGCGCGTGCGTTGTAACCCTCTATGGAAAAACCACTGGGCTTTGA
- a CDS encoding acyl-CoA synthetase, giving the protein MPDNNNSQESHMYLTQGLHRMLQQQPHALATVNRDRRHTYAQLTERVARLAGALQNLGMASGDRVGLLGLNSDRFLEYYLATWWGGGVVNPVNIRWSVPEIVYSLDDCDTRILLIDDTFLPMAEAIAGSARVRPLLIHIGDGPAPEGMLSYEQLIREAIPVDDAFRGGDDLASILYTGGTTGKPKGVMQSHMNLWTAAVARAADVPVPADALTLHIAPMFHLAALSRVILISLLGLPSIFVPAFDALDVMQTIERERITDILIVPTMLQALIMHPQFPRHDLGCLRSLTYGASPIAVPLLEMALKALPDVEFTQGYGMTEAAPPITANGPENHGPEGIANGRLRSAGRPGLGVTVRIVDEHDNEVPRGTVGEVVVRGPNIMLGYWNKPEETAQVLRGGWMHTGDGAYMDEDGYLYIVDRFKDMIVSGGENVYSGEVESAIASHPAVAACAVIGIPCQQWGEAVHAVIVLRPDQNVVGTEIIEHCRRQIAGYKTPKTVEFRAALPLSGAGKVLKRDLREPFWAGKDRGVS; this is encoded by the coding sequence TTGCCTGACAACAATAATTCACAGGAGAGCCACATGTATCTGACCCAAGGGCTGCACCGCATGCTGCAGCAACAACCCCATGCCCTGGCGACGGTCAATCGCGACCGGCGCCACACTTACGCGCAACTGACCGAGCGGGTCGCCCGTCTTGCCGGTGCCCTGCAAAACCTGGGCATGGCATCGGGTGACCGGGTGGGTCTGCTGGGCCTGAACTCCGACCGTTTCCTGGAGTATTACCTGGCCACCTGGTGGGGCGGCGGCGTGGTCAACCCGGTCAATATCCGCTGGAGCGTGCCGGAAATCGTCTACTCGCTGGACGATTGCGACACCCGCATCCTGTTAATCGACGACACTTTCCTGCCGATGGCCGAGGCCATCGCCGGCTCGGCCAGGGTACGGCCATTGCTGATCCACATCGGCGATGGTCCGGCGCCCGAGGGCATGTTGTCCTACGAGCAACTGATCCGTGAGGCGATACCGGTCGATGATGCGTTCCGCGGGGGCGACGACCTGGCCAGCATCCTCTACACCGGTGGCACCACCGGCAAGCCAAAAGGCGTGATGCAATCGCACATGAACCTGTGGACGGCGGCCGTGGCCCGCGCGGCGGATGTGCCGGTGCCGGCTGATGCGCTGACCCTGCACATTGCGCCGATGTTTCATCTGGCGGCGCTGTCGCGGGTGATCCTGATCTCGCTGCTCGGTTTGCCAAGCATCTTTGTCCCCGCTTTCGATGCCCTGGACGTGATGCAGACCATCGAGCGCGAGCGGATCACCGACATCCTGATCGTGCCGACCATGTTGCAGGCGCTGATCATGCACCCACAGTTCCCCCGGCATGACCTCGGCTGCCTGCGCAGCCTGACTTACGGGGCTTCACCGATTGCCGTGCCCTTGCTGGAAATGGCCCTCAAGGCCTTGCCCGACGTCGAGTTCACCCAGGGTTACGGCATGACTGAGGCGGCGCCGCCGATCACCGCCAACGGCCCGGAAAATCATGGACCCGAGGGCATCGCCAATGGCCGATTGCGTTCGGCCGGGCGGCCGGGACTTGGTGTGACCGTGCGCATCGTTGATGAGCACGACAATGAGGTTCCCAGGGGAACGGTCGGCGAAGTGGTGGTGCGCGGCCCGAACATCATGCTCGGCTACTGGAACAAACCCGAGGAAACCGCCCAGGTCCTGCGGGGCGGCTGGATGCACACCGGCGACGGTGCCTACATGGATGAGGACGGGTATCTCTACATCGTCGACCGCTTCAAGGACATGATCGTCAGCGGTGGCGAGAACGTGTATTCCGGCGAGGTCGAGAGTGCCATCGCCAGTCACCCGGCGGTCGCGGCCTGTGCGGTGATCGGCATTCCCTGCCAGCAATGGGGCGAGGCGGTGCATGCGGTGATCGTGCTTCGGCCGGATCAGAACGTGGTGGGCACGGAGATCATCGAACATTGCCGCCGCCAGATCGCCGGCTACAAGACGCCCAAGACCGTCGAGTTCCGCGCCGCCTTGCCGCTGTCGGGCGCCGGCAAGGTGCTCAAGCGCGACCTGCGCGAACCGTTCTGGGCCGGCAAGGACCGAGGCGTCAGCTGA
- a CDS encoding DUF1329 domain-containing protein, producing the protein MNTRIFLRAGALSLSLLASGVMAAVTPQEAAQLGTTLTPLGAQKEGNADGSIPAWTGGLKPGAAALDNGFLGDPFAGEKPQVVITAANAEQYKDKLTPGQLAMFKRYPDSYKIPVYKTQRTAANPQNIYDIAKKSAVTTQLTPDGNGLLNFAQTRYYPFPIPKNGVEVYWNHTNRYRGGNMERQAAQAAPQTNGSYSIVEYEDKLAFPQLMDGVEGGQGDNVLYYYKQEITAPSRMAGSVVLIHETIDQVKEPRLAWVYNAGQRRVRRAPQVAYDGPGNGSDGMRTADNTDMMNGAPDRYDWKLVGKKELYIPYNNYRLQSPKLKYDDIIKPGHINQDLTRYELHRVWHVEATLKPGQRHVYAKRDMYFDEDTWQLAEVDHYDGRGQLWRVAEGYALNDYERGASNFAMMGIYDLIAGRYNVLAMTNQSRHATTYGMTAKMTDFTPSALRNAGIR; encoded by the coding sequence ATGAACACACGTATTTTTCTGCGCGCTGGCGCACTGAGTCTGTCGCTGCTGGCCAGCGGTGTCATGGCTGCCGTCACCCCACAGGAAGCGGCCCAACTGGGCACCACCCTGACGCCTTTGGGCGCCCAGAAAGAAGGCAATGCCGATGGCAGCATCCCGGCCTGGACCGGTGGCCTGAAGCCCGGCGCGGCAGCGCTGGACAACGGCTTCCTCGGTGATCCGTTCGCCGGTGAAAAACCGCAGGTGGTGATCACCGCCGCCAACGCCGAGCAGTACAAGGACAAGCTGACCCCGGGCCAACTGGCGATGTTCAAGCGCTATCCGGACAGCTACAAAATCCCGGTGTACAAGACCCAGCGCACCGCCGCCAACCCGCAGAACATCTATGACATTGCGAAAAAGAGCGCGGTGACCACCCAGCTGACACCCGACGGCAACGGCCTGCTGAACTTCGCGCAAACCCGTTACTACCCGTTCCCGATTCCGAAAAATGGCGTGGAGGTCTACTGGAACCACACCAACCGTTATCGCGGCGGCAACATGGAGCGCCAGGCGGCCCAGGCCGCACCGCAAACCAACGGTTCGTACTCCATCGTCGAGTACGAAGACAAGCTGGCGTTCCCGCAATTGATGGACGGCGTCGAGGGCGGGCAGGGCGATAACGTCCTGTACTACTACAAGCAGGAAATCACCGCACCGTCGCGGATGGCCGGCAGTGTGGTGCTGATCCACGAGACCATCGACCAGGTCAAGGAGCCGCGTCTGGCGTGGGTCTACAACGCCGGCCAGCGCCGCGTGCGTCGTGCACCGCAAGTGGCCTATGACGGGCCGGGCAACGGTTCCGACGGCATGCGCACCGCCGACAACACCGACATGATGAACGGTGCGCCGGACCGTTATGACTGGAAGCTGGTGGGCAAGAAGGAGCTGTACATCCCCTACAACAACTACCGCTTGCAGTCGCCCAAGTTGAAATACGACGACATCATCAAGCCGGGGCATATCAATCAGGACCTGACCCGTTACGAGCTGCATCGGGTCTGGCATGTCGAGGCCACGCTCAAGCCGGGCCAGCGTCACGTGTATGCCAAGCGCGACATGTATTTCGACGAAGACACCTGGCAACTGGCGGAGGTCGATCACTATGACGGCCGCGGGCAGCTGTGGCGGGTGGCGGAAGGTTATGCGTTGAACGACTACGAGCGCGGTGCCTCCAACTTCGCCATGATGGGGATCTATGACCTGATTGCCGGCCGCTACAACGTGCTGGCGATGACCAACCAGTCCAGGCATGCAACCACATACGGCATGACGGCGAAGATGACTGACTTCACTCCGTCGGCGCTGCGTAACGCCGGGATTCGCTGA
- a CDS encoding DUF1302 domain-containing protein — translation MTKTTMRGVFQPSLLTVAVTIAICASTQAHAVDFNIGEIQGSFDSSLSVGASWSTSDPDKQFISNFNSQGVTGGESASRTTDDNRLNFKKGETFSKIFKGVHDLELKYGDSGAFVRGKYWYDFELMDEHRPFYDIDDSGRDRAAKSSGAMFLDSFVYHNYNLGDQVGNVRLGKQVVSWGESTFIGNSINSINPVDVAALRRPGAEVKEGLIPVNLLYVSQGLADNITAEAFYQLEWEKSVVDNCGTFFGSDGVPQGCNDRLVVAGLDLPPGVARNTGGNAAIAAGTDDAFIPRLKDNDARDGGQYGLALRWYVPELNDTEFGAYAMNYHSRSPFLSINQMTSAAGGVTSARSVRYFIDYPEDIRLYGLSFQTNVEGVSLGGEVSYRPNMPLQLNTADLLSAATFGATSPLITTGFAGRNLGAEVNGYKRMPVTQAQVTATQFFDQVLGASRLTLVGEVGYNHIGGLGKADGSDLRFGRSPAFGSGELQGPAGAATCAGTAVGLPNASNPAQECNDNGFYTSNSWGYRLRGKLDYPNVIAGINLSPNLAWSHDVEGYGPNFDEGSKAVSLGLDADYQNTYTASLSYTNYFGGDFNTNVDRDYVALSFGVNF, via the coding sequence ATGACAAAAACAACAATGCGCGGAGTCTTCCAGCCGAGTCTTCTGACCGTAGCTGTGACGATTGCCATTTGCGCGAGCACTCAAGCTCACGCCGTTGATTTCAACATCGGGGAGATTCAAGGGTCGTTCGATTCATCGCTGTCGGTCGGCGCCAGCTGGTCGACGAGCGACCCGGACAAGCAGTTCATCTCCAACTTCAACTCCCAGGGCGTGACCGGGGGCGAGTCCGCCTCGCGCACCACCGACGACAACCGCCTGAACTTCAAGAAGGGCGAGACCTTCTCGAAGATCTTCAAGGGCGTGCACGACCTGGAGCTGAAATACGGTGACAGCGGTGCCTTCGTGCGCGGCAAGTACTGGTACGACTTCGAGCTGATGGACGAGCACCGGCCGTTCTATGACATCGATGACAGTGGCCGGGATCGCGCCGCCAAGTCCTCGGGCGCGATGTTCCTCGACAGCTTCGTCTACCACAACTACAACCTCGGCGATCAGGTCGGCAACGTGCGCCTGGGCAAGCAGGTGGTGAGCTGGGGCGAAAGCACCTTCATCGGCAACTCGATCAACAGCATCAACCCGGTGGACGTGGCGGCCCTGCGCCGCCCCGGCGCGGAAGTGAAGGAAGGCCTGATCCCGGTCAACCTGCTCTACGTGTCCCAGGGCCTGGCCGACAACATCACCGCCGAAGCGTTCTACCAGTTGGAGTGGGAAAAGTCGGTGGTCGACAACTGCGGCACCTTCTTCGGCAGCGACGGCGTACCGCAAGGTTGCAACGACCGCCTGGTGGTGGCCGGCCTCGACCTGCCACCGGGCGTGGCGCGCAACACCGGCGGCAACGCGGCCATCGCCGCCGGCACCGACGATGCGTTCATCCCGCGCCTGAAGGACAACGATGCCCGCGACGGCGGCCAGTATGGCCTGGCCTTGCGCTGGTACGTGCCGGAGCTCAACGACACCGAGTTCGGCGCCTACGCCATGAACTACCACAGCCGCAGCCCGTTCCTGAGCATCAACCAGATGACCAGTGCCGCCGGCGGCGTGACCTCGGCGCGCAGCGTGCGCTACTTCATCGACTACCCGGAAGACATCCGCCTGTACGGCCTGAGCTTCCAGACCAACGTCGAGGGCGTGTCGCTGGGTGGCGAGGTCAGCTACCGGCCGAACATGCCGCTGCAACTGAACACCGCCGACCTGCTGTCGGCCGCCACCTTCGGCGCCACTTCGCCGCTGATCACCACCGGTTTCGCCGGGCGCAACCTCGGCGCCGAGGTCAACGGCTACAAGCGCATGCCGGTGACCCAGGCCCAGGTGACCGCCACGCAGTTCTTCGATCAGGTGCTGGGCGCCAGCCGCCTGACCCTGGTGGGCGAGGTCGGCTACAACCACATCGGCGGCCTGGGCAAGGCCGACGGCTCGGACCTGCGCTTCGGTCGCAGCCCGGCCTTCGGTTCCGGTGAGCTGCAAGGCCCGGCTGGCGCCGCGACCTGTGCCGGCACCGCCGTGGGCCTGCCCAACGCCAGCAACCCGGCACAGGAATGCAACGACAACGGCTTCTACACCAGCAACAGCTGGGGCTATCGCCTGCGCGGCAAGCTCGATTACCCGAACGTGATCGCCGGCATCAACCTGTCGCCGAACCTGGCCTGGTCCCATGACGTCGAGGGTTATGGCCCGAACTTCGATGAAGGTTCCAAAGCCGTCAGCCTGGGGCTGGATGCCGACTACCAGAACACCTACACCGCCAGCCTGAGTTACACCAACTACTTCGGTGGCGATTTCAATACCAACGTCGATCGTGACTACGTCGCGCTCAGCTTTGGCGTGAATTTCTGA
- a CDS encoding acyl-CoA dehydrogenase family protein, with the protein MHINRTVYREDHEMLRETARRFFERECLPKQAQWDEAGQVDRETWLKAGRHNLLCLTVPTEYGGGGGDFGHSAVLIEELYRAGVSGWSLGVHSDIVAPYIVRLGTEEQKHKWLPKICTGETVLAVAMTEPGTGSDLKAIRTTAVRDGDEWVINGSKTFISNGLTCDMVVVVCKTDPSAGAKGCSLIMVECDREGFRRGRKLEKVGQHAADTAELFFDNVRVPVGNLLGEENRGFMHLMEELPQERLVIALYSAAKLERLLEQTVEYVKDRKAFNQTVWDFQNTKFKLADIKAQATAVRLTIDHYIGEHMRRRLTVQESAIAKLFATETLCKCIDDMVQLHGGYGYMMEYPIARAFVDMRVTRVFGGTSEVLRELIARQL; encoded by the coding sequence ATGCATATCAACCGTACCGTGTACCGTGAAGACCACGAAATGCTGCGTGAAACCGCGCGGCGTTTCTTCGAGCGTGAATGCCTGCCCAAGCAGGCGCAGTGGGACGAGGCCGGGCAGGTCGACCGTGAGACCTGGCTCAAGGCCGGTCGCCACAACCTGCTGTGCCTCACCGTGCCGACCGAGTACGGCGGTGGTGGCGGTGACTTCGGGCACTCGGCGGTATTGATCGAAGAGCTGTACCGCGCCGGTGTCTCGGGCTGGAGCCTGGGGGTGCATTCGGACATCGTCGCGCCGTACATCGTGCGCCTGGGCACCGAAGAGCAGAAGCACAAATGGCTGCCGAAAATCTGCACCGGCGAAACCGTGCTGGCGGTGGCGATGACCGAGCCGGGCACCGGTTCCGATCTGAAGGCGATCCGCACCACCGCCGTGCGTGACGGCGACGAGTGGGTGATCAACGGCAGCAAGACCTTCATCAGCAATGGCCTGACCTGCGACATGGTGGTGGTCGTGTGCAAGACCGACCCGAGCGCCGGGGCCAAGGGGTGCAGCCTGATCATGGTCGAGTGCGACCGCGAAGGCTTCCGTCGTGGCCGCAAGCTGGAAAAGGTCGGCCAGCACGCCGCCGATACCGCCGAGCTGTTCTTCGACAACGTTCGCGTACCGGTGGGCAATCTGCTGGGCGAGGAAAACCGCGGCTTCATGCACCTGATGGAAGAGTTGCCCCAGGAACGCCTGGTCATCGCCCTGTACAGCGCCGCCAAGCTCGAACGCCTGCTGGAGCAGACCGTCGAGTACGTGAAGGACCGCAAGGCTTTCAACCAGACCGTGTGGGACTTCCAGAACACCAAATTCAAGCTGGCCGACATCAAGGCCCAGGCCACCGCCGTGCGCCTGACCATCGACCACTACATCGGCGAACACATGCGTCGCCGCCTCACGGTGCAGGAGTCGGCCATCGCCAAGCTCTTCGCCACCGAGACCCTGTGCAAGTGCATCGACGACATGGTCCAGCTGCATGGCGGCTACGGCTACATGATGGAGTACCCGATCGCCCGGGCCTTCGTCGACATGCGCGTGACGCGGGTCTTCGGTGGCACCAGCGAAGTACTGCGCGAACTGATCGCGCGCCAGTTGTGA